Proteins encoded by one window of Arachis hypogaea cultivar Tifrunner chromosome 1, arahy.Tifrunner.gnm2.J5K5, whole genome shotgun sequence:
- the LOC112800883 gene encoding cytochrome c oxidase subunit 6a, mitochondrial has protein sequence MATALVRSGLLRTALRGGARNPAAPNRNFASSAHHDDAYETAKWEKITYLGIATCTVLAIYNLSKGHPHHDEPPAYPYMHIRNKEFPWGPDGLFERKHH, from the exons ATGGCGACGGCGCTAGTCCGATCTGGTCTTCTTCGAACCGCCCTACGCGGTGGTGCTCGTAACCCCGCTGCACCTAACCGAAACTTCGCTTCCTCTGCTCATCACGATGATGCAT ATGAGACGGCCAAGTGGGAGAAGATTACATATCTAGGCATTGCTACATGCACTGTTTTGGCCATTTATAATCTGTCAAAGGGACACCCACACCATGACGAACCCCCT GCATACCCATATATGCATATCCGCAATAAAGAATTCCCATGGG GTCCCGATGGTCTATTTGAAAGGAAGCACCACTAG